The following are from one region of the Sandaracinus amylolyticus genome:
- a CDS encoding response regulator, with product MSQRNARGLSVALSPSDAATSEVSSPPRGLTRATARRARVMIVDDNAWLLRTVAEVLARAGLTVVPLSDARVALELASRVSFDVVLFDLEMPDVDGARVLRELCRVAPSTKRFLMTSSHDEVRIAELAPLVKRVLRKPFTPDALLGALHEEGVVREVGTRA from the coding sequence ATGAGCCAGCGGAACGCACGTGGACTGAGCGTCGCGCTCTCGCCGAGCGACGCTGCGACGAGCGAGGTGTCGTCGCCGCCGCGAGGCCTGACGCGCGCGACCGCGCGCCGGGCGCGCGTGATGATCGTCGACGACAACGCGTGGCTCCTGCGGACGGTGGCGGAGGTGCTGGCGCGCGCGGGGCTCACGGTCGTGCCGCTGAGCGATGCGCGCGTGGCGCTCGAGCTCGCGTCGCGCGTGTCGTTCGACGTCGTGCTCTTCGATCTCGAGATGCCCGACGTCGACGGGGCGCGCGTGCTGCGCGAGCTCTGTCGCGTCGCGCCGTCGACGAAGCGGTTCCTGATGACGAGCTCGCACGACGAGGTGCGCATCGCCGAGCTCGCACCGCTGGTGAAGCGTGTGCTGCGCAAGCCGTTCACGCCGGATGCCCTCCTCGGGGCTCTTCACGAAGAGGGAGTGGTGCGGGAGGTCGGGACCAGGGCATGA
- a CDS encoding hybrid sensor histidine kinase/response regulator, with amino-acid sequence MHRSRTASSSSLRIVARDETEPVAPSAPVAQLVSDAVRIERAPNERARALSRMPWITSPAFASVRRNRSSALTRSSEIEIDVRIEKTAVYPVCPAPTCSPRGERRRVEAMASAGIAIFEWSAHGDRLHIEGALHGAIEGATCREELLSCIDPAQRAALFRALEDAARGEQRIEMELRMHGRDEWLLLRGEGRVDPTPRVIGALVDVTDAKRRSEALAQALEAERASRHEAERVNRAHEEFVAMLSHELRGPLSAVLGWAQILRSGACDQPTLAKAIEVIERNARAQERIVSDLLDVARALAGKLLLDRARIRVADPVRAVVEGLRGAAERAQVELTLGPLARDAFVLADVSRVEQIVSNLVSNALKFTPPKGRVRVSVERTAEVARIVVEDTGRGLDADTLPVLFVRWRQVRRSDSKRGGLGLGLSIVKQLVELHEGRVSATSEGVGRGSTFVVELPLVGVTERPDAVLAPIEASMALAGRRVLVVDEDRDAVELASRALRASHAEVVATSSEDDAWRELECGGPWDVLVAELGGPDERGRSLVHRWRLREHELGAPRLPALCASVYARAVDRQRAIEAGFDEHVVKPVAPHALVAAVASLVSGGRVPR; translated from the coding sequence GTGCATCGATCCCGAACCGCGTCGAGCTCGTCGCTGCGCATCGTCGCGCGCGACGAGACGGAGCCGGTCGCACCGAGCGCGCCGGTCGCGCAGCTCGTGTCGGACGCCGTGCGGATCGAGCGCGCACCGAACGAGCGCGCGCGCGCGCTGAGCCGCATGCCGTGGATCACGTCGCCGGCGTTCGCGTCGGTGCGCCGCAACCGGAGCTCGGCGCTCACGCGCAGCAGCGAGATCGAGATCGACGTGCGCATCGAGAAGACCGCGGTGTACCCGGTCTGTCCCGCGCCCACGTGCTCGCCGCGCGGCGAGCGCCGGCGCGTCGAGGCGATGGCGAGCGCAGGGATCGCGATCTTCGAATGGAGCGCGCACGGGGATCGCCTGCACATCGAGGGCGCGCTCCACGGCGCGATCGAAGGCGCGACGTGCCGCGAGGAGCTGCTCTCCTGCATCGATCCCGCGCAGCGCGCGGCGCTCTTTCGCGCGCTCGAGGACGCGGCGCGCGGCGAGCAGCGCATCGAGATGGAGCTCCGCATGCACGGTCGCGACGAGTGGCTGCTCCTGCGCGGAGAGGGACGTGTCGATCCCACGCCGCGCGTGATCGGCGCGCTGGTCGACGTGACCGACGCGAAGCGACGCAGCGAGGCGCTCGCCCAGGCGCTCGAGGCCGAGCGCGCGTCGCGCCACGAGGCCGAGCGCGTGAACCGCGCGCACGAGGAGTTCGTCGCGATGCTCTCGCACGAGCTGCGCGGCCCGCTCTCCGCGGTGCTCGGATGGGCGCAGATCCTGCGTTCGGGCGCGTGCGATCAGCCCACGCTCGCGAAGGCGATCGAGGTCATCGAGCGCAACGCGCGGGCGCAGGAGCGCATCGTGTCGGACCTGCTCGACGTGGCGCGTGCGCTCGCGGGCAAGCTGCTGCTCGATCGCGCGCGCATCCGCGTCGCCGATCCGGTGCGGGCGGTGGTCGAGGGCCTGCGGGGCGCGGCGGAGCGCGCGCAGGTGGAGCTCACGCTCGGGCCGCTCGCGCGCGACGCGTTCGTTCTCGCGGACGTGTCGCGCGTGGAGCAGATCGTGTCGAACCTCGTCTCGAACGCGCTGAAGTTCACGCCGCCGAAGGGACGCGTGCGTGTCTCGGTGGAGCGCACCGCGGAGGTCGCGCGCATCGTCGTGGAGGACACCGGCCGCGGGCTCGATGCGGACACGCTGCCGGTGCTCTTCGTGCGGTGGCGCCAGGTGCGGCGCAGCGACTCGAAGCGCGGAGGCCTCGGGCTCGGGCTCTCGATCGTGAAGCAGCTCGTGGAGCTCCACGAGGGACGGGTGAGCGCGACGAGCGAAGGCGTCGGGCGCGGCAGCACGTTCGTCGTCGAGCTCCCGCTGGTGGGCGTGACCGAGCGACCGGACGCGGTGCTCGCGCCGATCGAGGCGAGCATGGCGCTCGCGGGGCGGCGCGTGCTGGTGGTCGACGAGGATCGCGACGCGGTGGAGCTCGCATCGCGCGCGCTGCGCGCGTCGCACGCGGAGGTCGTGGCGACGTCGTCCGAGGACGATGCGTGGCGCGAGCTCGAGTGCGGTGGGCCCTGGGACGTGCTGGTCGCGGAGCTCGGTGGGCCCGACGAGCGCGGTCGCTCGCTCGTGCATCGGTGGCGGCTGCGCGAGCACGAGCTGGGCGCGCCGCGCCTGCCCGCGCTCTGCGCATCGGTGTATGCGCGCGCGGTCGATCGACAGCGCGCGATCGAGGCGGGGTTCGACGAGCACGTGGTGAAGCCGGTCGCGCCGCACGCGCTCGTCGCGGCGGTCGCGTCGCTGGTGTCGGGAGGCCGAGTCCCTCGATGA